A single window of Agromyces aureus DNA harbors:
- a CDS encoding helix-turn-helix transcriptional regulator, whose amino-acid sequence MDTPPPNRDEIRDFLVTRRARVTPEQVGLPAGSRRRVPGLRREEVAVLSGVSTEWYTRLEKGHITGVSEEVLGAVARALQLSDDERTYLFDLAKAARPRRRPDPRPKEGDVEEPVQWLIDSISMSAVFLRNGRLDLVASNALGRALHAPMFESVTAQGRRPNFARFHFLDPVAREFFVDWEGGAKATVALLRSEAGREPNDRQLRELIGELSTSSPEFAEMWAAHDVRTLHEGIKRLQHPVVGFVELTYQSAELANPARPARNLNIYTAEPGTTHEERIRLLASWAATAPGVTATTSGS is encoded by the coding sequence ATGGACACCCCGCCACCCAACCGCGACGAGATCCGGGACTTCCTCGTCACCCGTCGCGCACGCGTGACCCCGGAGCAGGTCGGCCTGCCCGCCGGCAGCCGCCGTCGGGTGCCGGGCCTCCGGCGCGAGGAGGTCGCCGTGCTCTCGGGCGTGAGCACCGAGTGGTACACCCGCCTCGAGAAGGGCCACATCACCGGGGTCTCCGAAGAGGTCCTCGGCGCCGTCGCACGCGCACTCCAGCTCAGCGACGACGAGCGCACCTACCTCTTCGACCTCGCGAAGGCCGCGCGCCCACGGCGGCGACCGGATCCGCGCCCCAAGGAGGGCGACGTCGAGGAGCCGGTGCAGTGGCTCATCGACTCCATCAGCATGTCGGCGGTGTTCCTGCGCAACGGCCGGCTCGACCTCGTGGCCTCGAACGCGCTCGGCCGGGCCCTGCACGCTCCCATGTTCGAGAGCGTCACCGCGCAGGGGCGCCGGCCGAACTTCGCCAGGTTCCACTTCCTCGACCCGGTCGCGCGCGAGTTCTTCGTCGACTGGGAGGGCGGGGCGAAGGCGACGGTCGCGCTCCTGCGCTCCGAGGCTGGTCGCGAGCCCAACGACCGCCAGCTCCGCGAGCTCATCGGCGAACTGTCGACCAGCAGCCCGGAGTTCGCCGAGATGTGGGCCGCCCACGACGTGCGCACCCTCCACGAGGGCATCAAGCGGCTCCAGCACCCGGTCGTCGGGTTCGTCGAACTGACCTACCAGTCGGCCGAGCTCGCCAACCCGGCCCGACCCGCGCGAAACCTGAACATCTACACCGCCGAGCCGGGCACCACGCACGAGGAGCGCATCAGGCTGCTGGCGAGCTGGGCGGCGACCGCGCCGGGCGTCACCGCGACGACGTCGGGGTCCTGA
- a CDS encoding ABC transporter ATP-binding protein, translated as MTDSQPAIRLTGLTKEFGAVTAVDHVDLEIAAGEFFSMLGPSGSGKTTVLRLIAGFEQPTSGSIELFGEDVTKRAPFDRDVNTVFQDYALFPHMSVLDNVAYGLRVRGIGKKARTERARRALASVRLEQMADRKPSQLSGGQRQRVALARATVVEPKVLLLDEPLGALDLKLREQMQVELKQIQRDLGITFIFVTHDQEEALTLSDRVAVFNDGRIEQLGTPAELYERPGSRFVAGFVGTSNLFDDARSQALLGRGGEHSVRPEKLVVTAEPETGDGVRSAPGTVVEVIYLGSGIRTVVDLDAGLRVTVVAQNDRRALAAGDRGDRVHVSWHDADVVALASAPPSSEADAAASVA; from the coding sequence ATGACCGACAGCCAGCCGGCGATCAGGCTGACCGGACTCACCAAGGAGTTCGGGGCCGTGACCGCCGTCGACCACGTCGACCTCGAGATCGCGGCCGGGGAGTTCTTCTCGATGCTCGGCCCCTCGGGCTCGGGCAAGACCACCGTGCTGCGACTCATCGCCGGGTTCGAGCAGCCGACGAGCGGCTCCATCGAGCTGTTCGGCGAAGACGTCACCAAGCGCGCCCCGTTCGACCGCGACGTCAACACGGTCTTCCAGGACTACGCGCTCTTTCCGCACATGAGCGTGCTCGACAACGTCGCCTACGGGCTGCGCGTGCGCGGCATCGGCAAGAAGGCGCGCACCGAACGGGCACGCCGCGCCCTTGCCTCTGTGCGGCTCGAGCAGATGGCTGACCGCAAGCCGTCGCAGCTCTCGGGCGGGCAGCGGCAGCGCGTCGCCCTCGCCCGGGCCACGGTCGTCGAACCCAAGGTGCTGCTGCTCGACGAACCCCTCGGCGCCCTCGACCTCAAGCTCCGCGAGCAGATGCAGGTCGAGCTCAAGCAGATCCAGCGCGACCTCGGCATCACGTTCATCTTCGTCACGCACGACCAGGAGGAGGCGCTCACGCTCTCCGACCGGGTCGCCGTGTTCAACGACGGCCGCATCGAGCAGCTCGGCACGCCCGCCGAACTCTACGAGCGGCCGGGCTCGCGCTTCGTCGCCGGATTCGTCGGCACCTCGAACCTGTTCGACGACGCACGCTCGCAGGCCCTCCTCGGGCGCGGCGGCGAGCACTCCGTGCGCCCCGAGAAGCTCGTCGTCACCGCCGAACCCGAGACCGGCGACGGCGTGCGCAGCGCACCGGGCACCGTGGTCGAGGTCATCTACCTCGGCAGCGGCATCCGCACCGTCGTCGATCTCGATGCGGGCCTGCGCGTCACCGTGGTCGCGCAGAACGACCGCCGCGCCCTCGCCGCGGGCGACCGCGGCGACCGCGTGCACGTCAGTTGGCACGACGCCGACGTCGTCGCGCTCGCCTCAGCACCTCCATCGAGCGAGGCGGATGCCGCGGCATCCGTCGCTTGA
- a CDS encoding ABC transporter permease — MTSASVESRPRRSAARAGSAFLTTHPRTRLALLLAAPLFWLVVVYIVALALLLVTAFWSVDSFTGEITTEFTLDNIIEVVTGSLYQTVTLRTVGVALAVTLIDVVLALPIAFFMAKVASPRMQRVLVILVLTPLWASYLVKAYAWRSVLSQDGILEWLLAPFGGHTPGYGLPATIITLSYLWLPYVILPIYAGLERVPDSLLEASGDLGGKSWSTLRLVVFPLILPAIIAGTIFSFSLSLGDYITVNIVGGANQMLGNLVYTNVGAANNLPLASAIALIPIVIIFGYLFLVRRTGALDNL; from the coding sequence ATGACCTCGGCCTCAGTGGAGTCCCGTCCACGCCGCTCTGCGGCGCGGGCGGGCTCCGCCTTCCTCACGACCCACCCGCGCACGCGGTTGGCGCTGCTGCTGGCGGCGCCCCTGTTCTGGCTCGTCGTGGTCTACATCGTCGCGCTCGCCCTGCTGCTCGTCACGGCGTTCTGGTCGGTCGACAGCTTCACGGGCGAGATCACGACCGAGTTCACCCTCGACAACATCATCGAGGTCGTCACCGGATCGCTCTACCAGACGGTGACCCTGCGCACGGTCGGCGTCGCGCTCGCCGTGACGCTCATCGACGTGGTGCTGGCGCTGCCCATCGCATTCTTCATGGCGAAGGTCGCCTCGCCGCGCATGCAGCGCGTGCTCGTGATCCTCGTGCTCACGCCGCTCTGGGCGTCGTACCTCGTCAAGGCGTACGCCTGGCGCTCGGTGCTCTCGCAGGACGGCATCCTCGAGTGGCTGCTCGCCCCGTTCGGCGGGCACACGCCCGGCTACGGGCTCCCGGCGACGATCATCACGCTGTCGTACCTGTGGCTGCCGTACGTGATCCTGCCCATCTACGCCGGGCTCGAGCGCGTGCCGGACTCGCTGCTCGAGGCGTCCGGCGACCTCGGCGGCAAGTCGTGGTCGACCCTGCGCCTCGTGGTCTTCCCGCTCATCCTGCCCGCGATCATCGCCGGCACGATCTTCAGCTTCTCGCTCTCGCTCGGCGACTACATCACCGTGAACATCGTGGGCGGCGCGAACCAGATGCTCGGCAACCTCGTGTACACGAACGTGGGCGCCGCGAACAACCTCCCGCTGGCGTCCGCGATCGCGCTCATCCCGATCGTGATCATCTTCGGCTACCTGTTCCTCGTGCGCCGCACCGGCGCGCTCGACAACCTCTAA
- a CDS encoding ABC transporter permease, which translates to MRLSRPARVTLGVITAIILVIVYVPLFVVLVNSFSTSTSLTWPPPGFTFEWWVKAFQSAGALEAVLTSVQVAIVATIIALVLGTLISFALQRFAFFGREAISLLVILPIALPGIITGIALNNFFRTIMGVPLSIWTVVIAHATFCIVTVFNNVIARLRRQGTNLEEASADLGAGVWTTFRLVTFPQLRSALLAGGLLAFALSFDEIIVTTFTAGSGVTTLPIFILNNMFRPNQAPIVSVIAVVLVLVSIIPIYIAQKLSGPADQKR; encoded by the coding sequence ATGCGCCTCTCCCGCCCCGCTCGCGTCACGCTCGGCGTGATCACCGCGATCATCCTCGTGATCGTCTACGTGCCGCTGTTCGTCGTGCTCGTGAACTCGTTCTCGACGTCGACCTCGCTGACATGGCCGCCGCCCGGATTCACGTTCGAGTGGTGGGTGAAGGCGTTCCAGAGCGCCGGCGCACTCGAGGCGGTGCTGACGAGCGTGCAGGTCGCGATCGTCGCGACGATCATCGCGCTCGTGCTCGGCACGCTCATCTCGTTCGCGCTGCAGCGGTTCGCGTTCTTCGGCCGCGAGGCGATCAGCCTGCTCGTGATCCTGCCGATCGCCCTGCCCGGCATCATCACCGGCATCGCGCTGAACAACTTCTTCCGCACGATCATGGGCGTGCCGCTCTCGATCTGGACCGTCGTCATCGCGCACGCCACGTTCTGCATCGTCACGGTCTTCAACAACGTGATCGCGCGCCTGCGGCGGCAGGGCACGAACCTCGAGGAGGCCTCGGCCGACCTCGGCGCCGGCGTGTGGACGACGTTCCGGCTCGTGACGTTCCCGCAGCTGCGATCGGCGCTCCTCGCCGGAGGCCTGCTCGCGTTCGCGCTCTCGTTCGACGAGATCATCGTGACGACGTTCACCGCGGGCTCAGGGGTGACGACGCTGCCCATCTTCATCCTGAACAACATGTTCCGGCCGAATCAGGCGCCCATCGTCTCGGTCATCGCCGTGGTGCTCGTGCTCGTGTCGATCATCCCGATCTACATCGCGCAGAAGCTCTCGGGGCCGGCCGACCAGAAGCGGTAG
- a CDS encoding ABC transporter substrate-binding protein, translating to MKRIPHTARRGAVVGLAIASVALLTACGTSSGSGDSGGEAATELGDYEGQVSILAWPGYVEDGSNDPAVDWVTPFVDETGCKVTTKTFGTSDEALNLMKTGDYDVVSASGDASLRLVAAGDVAPVNTDLIPNYEGIYPFLKDQAWNSVDGVSYGVPHGYGANLLMYNTEEFPTAPTSWDVVFDKASENAGKVTAYDSPIYIADAAVYLMAHEPDLGIENPYALDEEQLAAAVDLLKVQRESIGEYWSDYLKEIQAFTTGDSVVGTSWQVIENVLEGEGAATDVVLPEEGATGWSDTWMIASEAKNPNCAYAWLDYIASPEANAAATSYFGEAPSSDAACDYREDCEAYHAGDADYASQIWYWSTPIEKCLDGRTDVTCTDYAAWTAAWQEIKG from the coding sequence ATGAAGCGCATTCCGCACACGGCCCGCCGTGGCGCGGTCGTCGGCCTCGCGATCGCCTCGGTCGCGTTGCTCACGGCCTGCGGCACCTCGAGCGGTTCCGGCGACTCGGGCGGCGAGGCCGCGACCGAGCTCGGCGACTACGAGGGCCAGGTCTCGATCCTCGCGTGGCCGGGCTACGTCGAGGACGGCTCGAACGACCCCGCCGTCGACTGGGTCACCCCGTTCGTCGACGAGACCGGCTGCAAGGTCACCACGAAGACGTTCGGCACGTCGGATGAGGCGTTGAACCTCATGAAGACGGGCGACTACGACGTGGTCTCCGCCTCGGGCGACGCCTCCCTGCGCCTCGTCGCCGCCGGCGACGTCGCCCCCGTGAACACCGATCTCATCCCGAACTACGAGGGCATCTACCCCTTCCTGAAGGACCAGGCCTGGAACTCGGTCGACGGCGTCTCGTACGGCGTGCCGCACGGCTACGGCGCCAACCTGCTCATGTACAACACGGAGGAGTTCCCGACGGCGCCCACCTCGTGGGACGTCGTGTTCGACAAGGCCTCCGAGAACGCGGGCAAGGTCACGGCCTACGACTCCCCGATCTACATCGCGGATGCCGCGGTCTACCTCATGGCGCACGAGCCCGACCTCGGCATCGAGAACCCCTACGCGCTCGACGAGGAGCAGCTCGCTGCGGCCGTCGACCTGCTGAAGGTGCAGCGCGAGAGCATCGGCGAGTACTGGTCCGACTACCTCAAGGAGATCCAGGCCTTCACGACCGGCGACTCCGTCGTCGGCACGAGCTGGCAGGTCATCGAGAACGTGCTCGAGGGCGAAGGCGCGGCGACCGACGTCGTGCTGCCCGAGGAGGGCGCGACCGGATGGTCCGACACCTGGATGATCGCGTCCGAGGCGAAGAACCCGAACTGCGCCTACGCGTGGCTCGACTACATCGCCAGCCCCGAGGCCAACGCCGCCGCGACCTCGTACTTCGGCGAGGCCCCCTCGTCGGATGCCGCGTGCGACTACCGCGAGGACTGCGAGGCCTACCACGCCGGTGACGCCGACTACGCGTCGCAGATCTGGTACTGGTCGACCCCGATCGAGAAGTGCCTCGACGGGCGCACGGATGTCACGTGCACCGACTACGCCGCCTGGACCGCCGCGTGGCAGGAGATCAAGGGCTGA
- a CDS encoding alpha/beta fold hydrolase, with amino-acid sequence MQTFHALDGTELAYSTIGTASSERPPALVVPGGPCRGVDYLEDLAGVGAERQLVVLHPRGTPTSGGRSNGWWADADDLIALADHLGLDRFDVVGHSAGTRLVLAASARFPDRLRRLALITPAAAWLTDAAWDGDAIGGRRGDPAVIAALESLTGAQPVDQRQWDAARAVEAPAGYAHWTARERSHSIVGGWELAAVEAWFTGIPDDAAARVLAAPRIPTLVIGGDADILSGVAPVAAYAEALGAELRTIPDCGHYPWVEQPEAFRAALGGWLAA; translated from the coding sequence GTGCAGACCTTCCACGCCCTCGACGGCACCGAACTCGCGTACAGCACCATCGGCACCGCCTCGTCCGAGCGGCCTCCCGCGCTCGTCGTGCCCGGCGGTCCGTGCCGCGGCGTCGACTACCTCGAGGACCTCGCGGGCGTCGGCGCCGAACGGCAGCTCGTGGTGCTGCATCCGCGTGGCACGCCCACGTCCGGTGGTCGCTCGAACGGCTGGTGGGCCGACGCCGACGACCTGATCGCGCTCGCCGACCACCTCGGGCTCGACCGGTTCGACGTGGTCGGGCACTCCGCCGGCACGCGGCTCGTGCTCGCGGCATCCGCACGCTTCCCCGATCGGCTGCGCCGCCTCGCGCTCATCACCCCTGCGGCGGCGTGGCTCACGGATGCCGCGTGGGACGGCGACGCGATCGGCGGGCGCCGCGGCGACCCGGCGGTGATCGCGGCGCTCGAGTCGCTCACCGGGGCCCAGCCCGTCGATCAACGCCAGTGGGATGCCGCCCGTGCCGTCGAAGCGCCCGCCGGATACGCGCACTGGACCGCCCGCGAACGCAGCCACAGCATTGTCGGCGGCTGGGAGCTCGCCGCCGTCGAGGCGTGGTTCACGGGGATTCCGGATGACGCGGCGGCCCGGGTCCTCGCGGCGCCCCGCATCCCGACCCTCGTGATCGGCGGCGACGCCGACATCCTCTCGGGGGTCGCGCCGGTGGCGGCGTACGCCGAGGCGCTCGGCGCGGAGTTGCGCACGATCCCCGACTGCGGTCATTACCCGTGGGTGGAGCAGCCCGAGGCGTTCCGGGCGGCGCTCGGCGGGTGGCTCGCGGCATGA